The following coding sequences lie in one Ostrea edulis chromosome 8, xbOstEdul1.1, whole genome shotgun sequence genomic window:
- the LOC130046338 gene encoding serine protease inhibitor dipetalogastin-like, with translation MNTRYFFLCLHLFTKLCNLILVFFFNFVFRNMKYVACVFIQLLIFTTVSAQWNDCFCLQYIDPVCGWNGQTYSNSGCAECAGVSVRCQGECPCSSGGSNCDNCAMIYSPVCGIDGRTYGNSCLARCRGVFVFRPGRCYGSPW, from the exons ATGAATACACGTTATTTCTTTCTGTGTTTACATCTGTTCACAAAATTATGTAATTtgatattagttttttttttcaatttcgtTTTCAGAAACATGAAGTACGTGGCCTGTGTCTTCATACAGTTGCTTATTTTTACCACAGTTAGCGCTCAGTGGAACG ACTGCTTCTGCCTACAATACATAGACCCTGTATGCGGATGGAATGGTCAAACGTACTCAAACTCGGGCTGTGCCGAATGCGC CGGGGTTTCTGTACGATGTCAGGGGGAGTGTCCCTGTTCCAGCGGCGGAAGTAACTGTGATAACTGCGCCATGATATATAGTCCAGTGTGTGGTATTGACGGGAGGACATACGGGAACAGCTGTTTAGCCCGGTGCAG GGGAGTGTTTGTGTTCCGGCCAGGACGTTGTTACGGCAGTCCGTGGTAA
- the LOC130049600 gene encoding zinc finger protein Pegasus-like — MPKTKTTVRKGRKCPLCPLRFYTDEEMAKHITSCSKALIYCDHCDFSSLTSRNIKRHMKRKHDLVDDREQMDGGIDSEDLGNVDSDEESWLGQDPGSLVEVLPVVADEHEKEDVDHEPGPSIKRSLREEAGKIVEIGRVVRKPTRPMPIHTPHRELVTATVPDKSISDDLLPDMGDSKLEKYKDAQCQTDPLYYTESTVITTRWVEDGKTMKKVEKKKLI; from the coding sequence ATGCCAAAAACCAAGACTACAGTGAGGAAAGGTCGAAAGTGTCCATTGTGTCCTTTGAGGTTTTATACGGATGAAGAAATGGCCAAACACATAACAAGTTGCAGCAAGGCATTGATTTACTGTGACCACTGTGACTTCAGTTCCCTGACATCGAGAAATATCAAGAGACACATGAAAAGGAAACATGATCTCGTTGATGATAGAGAACAGATGGACGGTGGTATTGACAGTGAAGACCTAGGCAATGTGGATTCAGATGAAGAATCTTGGTTAGGTCAGGATCCTGGGAGCTTGGTGGAGGTACTTCCTGTAGTGGCAGATGAACACGAGAAGGAAGATGTTGACCATGAACCAGGACCGTCCATCAAACGATCACTTAGAGAAGAGGCTGGTAAAATAGTAGAGATTGGCAGGGTGGTGAGGAAGCCTACTCGACCAATGCCGATACACACGCCCCACAGGGAATTGGTGACAGCAACAGTGCCAGATAAGAGCATATCCGATGACCTCTTGCCGGACATGGGTGATAGTAAGCTGGAGAAATACAAGGACGCTCAGTGCCAGACAGATCCTCTGTATTATACTGAAAGCACAGTGATTACCACCAGATGGGTAGAGGATGGCAAGACAATGAAGAAGGTGGagaagaaaaagttaatttga
- the LOC125661106 gene encoding uncharacterized protein LOC125661106, whose product MKPIVVAAMLMLMLLFIDVCAAQCMSYQRTPPPPGSKVPSEDRCNLPDLELEPGKTYTNMTTCMQCHCAGDLTTYCCSLLFTYDVPEDCVVVTKDCVQNVVYKSDGSPCQPISAISRK is encoded by the exons ATGAAGCCCATTGTCGTGGCTGCGATGCTGATGCTGATGCTTCTGTTCATTGATGTATGTGCAGCGCAATGTATGTCGTATCAAAGGACACCTCCCCCACCAGGGTCCAAAG TACCTAGTGAGGACCGCTGTAATCTACCCGACCTTGAACTTGAACCGGGAAAAACCTACACAAACATGACCACTTGTATGCAATGTCATTGTGCGGGGGACCTCACAACCTACTGTTGCTC ATTGTTATTTACCTATGATGTACCAGAGGACTGCGTCGTCGTTACGAAGGATTGCGTACAGAATGTTGTCTATAAGTCAGATGGATCCCCATGTCAACCGATATCAGCGATATCCAGGAAGTGA